The segment CCTGGGTGTCCTCCATCATGCTGGCCATGCTCTACGGCACGGGTCAGTGTCCCCGCCCGGCCCTCCGCCTCCCCGGGACCCCTGGGATCCGGAACCAGGAGACACCCGACCCCCTGAGCATCCCCCTGACCCTCGGGGGCGGCCCCCGAAGTCTCTTCCTGACTGTGGGAACCCTGGCACCAGAAAGAGGGGAAGAGAGTGCGGGAGGGGAACAGCGGCCAGAGGCGGGGCCGGCCCAGGGGGCTGCCCTGCGAGCTCAGAGGGCCCCTTCTAAGACCCACACCCGCCCATTGTAGAGGTGGGAAAGCTGAGATCTACAGAAGCACTCCCCCTCCCCGCAGCCCTGACCTGTAGGTGGGCGGCTTGCTGGAGTTTCCATCCTGGGAGGCGGGGCTGCGGAGGAATCCCAGTCTGTGCCAGGGCGGGACTTGGAGGCTGTGAAGGTTAAAGGGGTGTGGAAGCCCCCGCTCTGCTTGGGGTTTGGGTTCGCAGGATGGGGTGCTCTGGGCCTTGCCCTCGCAGGATGCTGTCTCTTTGGCCTGTCCCctccaagctgtgtgaccttggccagacAATGCCCTCCTCTCTGTGTCCCTGAGCCGGAGGTGACCTTATTCCTTAGAGGACTCAAGCCATCCCGGGACCCGGGTGGTGACCCTGCCCTGCCCACAGGCCCTGTGTCCAGCATCCTCGTGACCCGCTTTGGCTGTCGCCCGGTGATGCTGGCGGGTGGGCTGCTGGCTTCCGCGGGCATGATCCTAGCTTCCTTTGCCACGCGCCTCCTGGAGCTCTACCTGACCGCTGGGGTGCTCACAGGTGAGGGCCCCCTGGTCTCCTCCCCGCTGGGTTGGGGGTCGGGGGTTCTTGCTGCAAGATCTGTCCTCGGTTTCCCTATGAGGGACAGTCTTCGAAGTCCCTCGGCTGGGTTCCCGGATCTGCTGGGTTCCCGGGCCTGGCCCCTCCCTCCTGCGGGGGCCAGGGAGGGGCTCTCCGGGGACCCCGGCACAGCGCCGCCTCGCCCGCAGGCCTGGGCCTGGCCCTCAACTTCCAGCCGTCGCTCATCATGCTGGGGCTGTACTTCGAGCGGCGGCGGCCTCTGGCCAACGGGCTGGCGGCGGCGGGCAGCCCGGTGTTCCTGTCCGCGCTGTCGCCGCTCGGCCAGCAGCTGCTGGAGCGCTTCGGCTGGCGCGGCGGCTTCCTGCTGCTCGGCGGGCTCCTGCTGCACTGCTGCGCCTGCGGAGCTGTCATGAGGCCGCCGCCCGGGCCGGGCCCGCGACCGCGCAGGGACAGCGCCGGCGACTGCGCCGGGGACGCTCCGGGCGAGGCGGAGGCTGACGGTGCGGGGCTGCAGCTGCGCGAGGCACCCCCCAGGGCCCGGCCCCGCCGGCGCCTGCTGGACTTGGCAGTGTGCACCGACCGCGCCTTCGCCGTGTACGCCGTCACCAAGTTCCTGATGGCGCTTGGGCTCTTCGTCCCCGCCATCCTGCTGGTGAACTACGCCAAGGACGCGGGCGTGCCCGACACCGACGCCGCCTTCCTGCTGTCCATCGTGGGCTTCGTGGACATCGTGGCGCGGCCGGCGTGCGGCGCCCTGGCGGGCCTGGCGCGTCTGCGACCGCACGTTCCGTATCTGTTCAGCCTGGCCCTGCTGGCCAACGGGCTCACGGACCTGAGCAGCGCGCGCGCGCGCTCCTACGGCGCCCTCGTTGCCTTCTGCGTCGCCTTTGGCCTCTCCTACGGCATGGTGGGCGCGCTGCAGTTCGAGGTGCTCATGGCGGCTGTGGGCGCGCCCCGCTTCCCCAGTGCGCTGGGCCTGGTGTTGCTCGTGGAGGCCGTGGCTGTGCTCATCGGACCGCCCTCTGCCGGTGCGCCCCGAAGAAAGAGGGGGTGGCGAGCCTAGTGCCCCTTAGACCCAGGGAAGCTCCCTCCCCCACGTCTCAGATGGAACTTCCCGGGATGAGGGGAAGGGGCAGCCGGGTGGGTGGACTCCCCTTCATGGCCAGTTAGTCCCTCCTCCAAGCCGGACCGCCCGCTCTGGGTGAGGACAGGAAAGCCGAGGAAGGTGCGGGGAAGAAAGCAACACTGGTAGCTGGTCAGGTCTGCCATCCCAAGCAGTTGGCACAAGGCCGTCTGAAGCGCAGGTGcttattctcattttgcagatgaggaaactgaggcacaaagccTTAGCGCAAGTTGCAGCCCCAGAATGGGAGCCTCAGTGTACCCGATGCTAAATGTCCATGCCTTTAGAATGGtgcatctagaatggtgactGGAACGGGGACAGTATCTTTGGGAAACTGGTGTTGGGGCCAGAAATAGAGTGGGGGTGCTCAGCGGGCAGATGGGGAGGAGAAGCACTGGTGTTTTTCACTGTGCAGATGGCCTGCTGGCACTTGTCACCGTCACCCTTAGGAAGTCATCGTCAtgagggtggtcagggaaggcttcctggaagatcCCCCAGGTGAAGGCACAGCATGGATGGGCAGGGCTTGTTTGGGGGAACAGCGTCCTTATGCAAGCAAGGCAGG is part of the Symphalangus syndactylus isolate Jambi chromosome 18, NHGRI_mSymSyn1-v2.1_pri, whole genome shotgun sequence genome and harbors:
- the SLC16A8 gene encoding monocarboxylate transporter 3 isoform X2; amino-acid sequence: MGAGGPRRGEGPPDGGWGWVVLGACFVVTGFAYGFPKAVSVFFRALMRDFGAGYSDTAWVSSIMLAMLYGTGPVSSILVTRFGCRPVMLAGGLLASAGMILASFATRLLELYLTAGVLTGLGLALNFQPSLIMLGLYFERRRPLANGLAAAGSPVFLSALSPLGQQLLERFGWRGGFLLLGGLLLHCCACGAVMRPPPGPGPARPRRRLLDLAVCTDRAFAVYAVTKFLMALGLFVPAILLVNYAKDAGVPDTDAAFLLSIVGFVDIVARPACGALAGLARLRPHVPYLFSLALLANGLTDLSSARARSYGALVAFCVAFGLSYGMVGALQFEVLMAAVGAPRFPSALGLVLLVEAVAVLIGPPSAGRLVDALKNYEIIFYLAGSEVALAGVFMAVATNCCLRCAKAAPSGPGTEGGASDTEDAEAEGDSEPLPVVAEEPGNLEALEVLSARGEPTEPETEARPRLAAESV
- the SLC16A8 gene encoding monocarboxylate transporter 3 isoform X1 — translated: MGAGGPRRGEGPPDGGWGWVVLGACFVVTGFAYGFPKAVSVFFRALMRDFGAGYSDTAWVSSIMLAMLYGTGPVSSILVTRFGCRPVMLAGGLLASAGMILASFATRLLELYLTAGVLTGLGLALNFQPSLIMLGLYFERRRPLANGLAAAGSPVFLSALSPLGQQLLERFGWRGGFLLLGGLLLHCCACGAVMRPPPGPGPRPRRDSAGDCAGDAPGEAEADGAGLQLREAPPRARPRRRLLDLAVCTDRAFAVYAVTKFLMALGLFVPAILLVNYAKDAGVPDTDAAFLLSIVGFVDIVARPACGALAGLARLRPHVPYLFSLALLANGLTDLSSARARSYGALVAFCVAFGLSYGMVGALQFEVLMAAVGAPRFPSALGLVLLVEAVAVLIGPPSAGRLVDALKNYEIIFYLAGSEVALAGVFMAVATNCCLRCAKAAPSGPGTEGGASDTEDAEAEGDSEPLPVVAEEPGNLEALEVLSARGEPTEPETEARPRLAAESV